The Cumulibacter manganitolerans DNA window GCCGCCCGGCAGCTGCTCTGGCACGCGGCCCGCTGCTACCAGGCCGGGGAGCGCAGCGACCTCGAGGCCGGCATGGCCAAGCTGTTCTGCTCGGAGACCGCGATGGAGGTCGCGCTCGACGCGATCCGCGTGCACGGCGGCTACGGCTACTCCACCGAGTTCGACGTCGAGCGCTACTTCCGCGACGCGCCGCTGATGATCGTCGGCGAGGGCACGAACGAGATCCAGCGCAACGTCATCGTCGGACAGCTGGTTCAGCGCGGCGAGCTTCCGTAGGCTGGCCGCCATGACGACAACAGTGCGGCTCGAGGTGGACGGCGCTCTGGCGAGCGTCGTCCTGGACGACCCGGAGCACGGCAACGTGCTCACCCTGGACATGGCCGAGCAGCTACGCGACCGGGTGGCCGGGATTGCTTCCCTCGAAGGAATCCGGTGCGTCGTGCTGCGCGCGGAGGGCAAGCGGTTCTGCGTCGGCGGCGACATCGCGTCGTTCGCCGATTCGCAGGTCGGCGAACGCATCAACGAGGTCGTCGCGCTCCCGCTGCACGATGCGCTCAACACGCTGGAAGGCCTGGAGGTCCCCGTCGTGTCGGTCGTGCAGGGCGCGGCCGGCGGTGGGGGCGTGGGTCTCGCGCTCGGCGCCGACCTGGTGATCGCCGCCGAGGAGGCGTTCTTCGTGACCGGCTACGGCCTCATCGGGCTGAGCCCCGACTGCGCCGTCAGCTGGACGCTGGCCCGGGCGCTCGGGGTGCAGCGCGCCCTCGAGCTGTACCTCACCAACCGCAAGATGTCCGCCACGGAGGCGTTCCAGGCGGGGCTCGTCAGCAGGGTGGTGCCGGCGGCCGACCTCTCGGGCTCGGTCGCCGAGCTCACCGGCGCCATCACCGCATCGTCCCCCGAGGCCGTCGCGCAGACCAAGCG harbors:
- a CDS encoding enoyl-CoA hydratase/isomerase family protein gives rise to the protein MTTTVRLEVDGALASVVLDDPEHGNVLTLDMAEQLRDRVAGIASLEGIRCVVLRAEGKRFCVGGDIASFADSQVGERINEVVALPLHDALNTLEGLEVPVVSVVQGAAGGGGVGLALGADLVIAAEEAFFVTGYGLIGLSPDCAVSWTLARALGVQRALELYLTNRKMSATEAFQAGLVSRVVPAADLSGSVAELTGAITASSPEAVAQTKRLMRTAWSRSRSEHMADEATTIGGLGDRPPAREGFAAFLEKRPPQF